From Syngnathus typhle isolate RoL2023-S1 ecotype Sweden linkage group LG5, RoL_Styp_1.0, whole genome shotgun sequence:
GCATAAGTATTTCACGTGTATTCCCGGGATCATTCAGGATGACATTTCATTGTCCGTTATTGGGGTGGGAAAGGAAATCCGAACAAAGCTGCCAGCATTCGAGGGGTTTGTGAAATCTATCCCACTGGAAGCCACTGCAAGAGTCATGAGCACCTCTGATGTCATCCAAGCATCATTAGAGGGGCAGAGAGAAGCCAACACAGATGCTTTTTACTTACATGGCCTCTGCTGCACCTGTCCCCGCCATATGTTAAGAGCTTGGACCATTCCAAAGCAGGCTAAACAATGCGAGCGGGTCAAAATGTCCTGCCAGAGCAGGTGTGTGACGGTGCCACCTGTGTCTCAGTTGGCATCAGCTTCATCCCACTCTTACACTGATAATGAGTTCTTTCTCTGGTGCTTGAAAAAAAACCGAGAGATCTGTCAGTTTGCTGGCAGGCTGAAGGTCTCCAAAGAACCAAAGCTTCCACCTGCTCTGATCATGGGATGTTGACAACCCAGTGGGGTTGCATATTGATCATTTTAGTTTTTCTCTGTTGCCTCCTTCTCTCATTTGACAGAAGCAGTTGGAAAATAGTAACACTTTTTTGTTCGCTTATCACCAATGCAGGGCAAACATTTGGAAGAAGGTAAAATAAAAGACAACTTAGCACTTATAACTGTGTGCATTTTGGTGACAGAGGCTCTCCATGCTTCGCTTTTTAGAAGTGATgggaaaacgaagcttcaaatttggttCATAAACCAGttgctgtatttttttgtacttttttgtCAATATCTTAACCCCCTTTATTTATTGCCATCTAGAGAGGTCCAAaagtggttcatgaagcaaatttgaagcttcattttcccatcactacttTTTAGCCACCAGTAAATATGAAGTTTTAATTGTAGTTAGGTGTCATTGCAAAGAACCATGTAAATGCAGTATTGGTACAACCTGGTCATGAACATTCAAATCTCAATTCATACctaaaaatgcaatttttacTATTAAAGCTCTCGTCCATTCCATATTTTGCTTTTTGACCCTGTCAAGTTCCATCCTGGTGTTTTGTGTACTGGCGGAAATGTTAGCTTTTCGCCATTAACTGCATCACCGTGTTTATCAACTACTCGATCTCTCTCGCTTCCTCTGAGCTTTGTGTTTACAGCTGcctgctgggctgggctgggctgtgcTGGACCGTGAAACAGCAGAGTCGCAAGTTTGGGTTGCACAGCCAAACAGTAATTGAAgttctaaaacaaaacaaacaaattgtgTGAAGTCAAGGAAGTGTTGGAGGACAGTTGTTTCATCCTTTTGACTTTAATCTGGCCATTCATCTCTGCCTAATTCAAACCGCCCTAATCAACATGGAGTTCTTTTTGCTCCCTGCAAAGCATGAGAGCGGCTTTTAACTCAAACTAATAAAAGCTTCTGAAGACTATACTGAGAGAAATAAGGTTCTGAAATGGCCcgcatacactaccgttcaaaagtttggggtcacaaaattgtttgggtgaccccaaacttttaaacggtagtgtaaatattattataataaaatattatgaattaaatattataaattatattttacatttgtataagattatatataatctatgaatataagtatacatatatattataagattttttacacagaagattatatatataatctataaataattatctaaataaatatatacactaccgttcaaaagtttggggtcacccaaacaattttgtgaccccaaacttttgaacaatAGTGTACGTATTGTCCTTTAAGAGATGTCGAGCCGACGGGATCCCAATAGGAACGAGCTCGCTGAGAATGACGCGATGCTAGTATGCATATTTTGCACGCAAATAATTTCCATGCAAATTGACTTTGGTGTTAAAGCAATTAGGCGGCGAGGACATTGGAATGTAATTGTGTTTTCTTCCTTATCTTGTTTTCCTAAATGGATATTCATAGGACTAGCTCCAATTGCAGCGTATATACAGATGGTGTCGATTGTCCCGTGTAATCAACTACGTATTAAAAGTTTACTAAAAGCATTTCATCCTCAAGCTAGTTTTCTCAAccttctgtttctttttttttgctgtttacaACAGACAGTGAATCAAGGTCAGAACCCAGGATACTGCCGGGGGAAAAGTGAGATGAGAGGAGGCAGAGTGTTTTTGATGGAAGCTTGGCAGGATGACAGACGTGAAGCATCCTCACAATGTGTTGGCCTCTCACTGGTGTGCGATGCTCTTTTTGTGGGGCAGTGGAAGATGGTGCAGTGTGGCAGATGGCATCAATGGAGTGTGTGCTTTTGAGATTTCCCATTCAGATGGGAGTAACGTTGGCTTTCATACTCTCTTATTTGGTAAATCAATGGTACCAAATCATCGTTCccatttgaaatgaatggaaatgccattaatcggTTCTGgccactgaaaaaaaaactattgttcTTTAATCTGAAAAGTAGCATCCTAATATATTGTcgttttgaaaaacaaaataatagcaTAAATCCTAAATGTGTATTTTCTGTTGAATTTTTCGAAGAATAGCATAGTAAGGCTAAATCACGTTCCTGACAGATACAAATGTTATTTTCGAGCAATCACAAATATTGACCTTGACGTTTGTGTGCTTTGTTTGAAGCAgatgaatgtgtttttatttaatttttttcttcaagctaCATTTCATCCTTTGATGTTCTTGGGCTCctctcaatggaaaaaaaagcgtCACCTTTAGAAACCCGCTGCTGAAACGCAATAGTGGGAAATTCCTCATGAAAACAACTCTCTATCATCTGTTCATTTAATTTGCGTGCTGTTTTCATGTGCTTGTCAGCATTTTGTTGGCACATGCTTGTTTTCTTGCGGCTGCGTGTTATTTCAATGTCATTCACGACAGCCGAACGGAATTGTTAGCAACGAAGAGCGACGGCAACGGATACGACAGCTTGACTGCTCTCATTAGCGTATTAGACACAAACGGTGGCACAGATGCTCCCGGTCAGTCCTTGGTCAGCCTGGAGCTCTGCATAACCGTCTACTGACAGGTGGCTTTGTGGCCTTGTCTCATGGTTGACGGGGCGCTAAAGCAGGAGCTCATCTTCAATGGACTACTGGGATCAACAAATCCAAGAGCTGTTTCAAACACATTAAGCACACACATATGGAACAGTGAATGAATTTAATGGAAAGATTTCACACGATATTATTGGCGGATAGGTATTATGTTCCGTTACTCTTTACTGTTTTTCATATAAAACAGGGAATGTCGTGGTAATCGCACCATTTGGGTTAGCAACAGAACTAGCATGTTAGCATAGCATGTTACTTAAATCATTATGTCTGgtgaatgaaatatttttgaaggCAGTCTAATTTACAGCAGTGATGCGCTTTCCCAACTTGCTGTTCCTTATCAACGTAAATTGCGCAATTTCCCGCGTGGACTCCAGCTAACCAGTTTCTGCTTCTCCCGTGTCAGAAGTGCGAGCATGCCGATTTTGAAGGTAGCTGCTGCGACCGGCTATGAAGCGAGTCggctgtgttcacgcccacaacggcgcaaaactCCGTGCATCTGCGAAAATACCTCGACTCTTGCACATGCTTGTGCAGATTTACGCCCAAAACCTGCGCCAGACCTGCACTCGGCACAGATACAGAGTCCTGAATGTGTGTCCCACTGGCAATAGTCTGAGCAGAGTGCTTCAATTGTTGCGGGAGTAGAGGGTACATAAAGATTGCTCTATAAAGACACAAGTCACAAGCAATTAGGTCCAGTGATACTGCAGTTCACTCGGTGAAATCATCTTATCTAACACGGCCCATCAATCTGTTGAACAGGTGCTCACTGAGAAACCCCAAGATAGCAAGAAACTCGTGTGGCAGTTGCAAAGGCTGTAGAAACATCTAATTGATTAGCATCTCCATGGAATTTTCACCCATAACATGTTGGACAAAAATCAAAGCGAGCACTCAAAGTAATGCCAAGTCCTGGTGTTCTCCTCCAGTGATTCCCTTTAGTGAGAAGTTTTTGCCTCTACTGTAACTATTGTCATTTGTCACAGCACAGAGATCAAAAGTTCGTTTctcactttggaaaaaaaaggagaaaaagaaatgctCAAGGCACCAATGTTTTTTAAAactgaaaaagaaatgacattaTTTTTCCCTGGCACCTTTTTGAAGTTTTTGAAAGCCTCAAGGGTGAAGCAGAATGGCTCTCACATGGAAGCAGTTTGAGAGAAAAAGTGggacagctaaaaaaaaaaaaaaaagacattgaagACTGAGTGACCCTTGTAAAAGGAAGTTTCTTTTAATTTGCTCGGCTCAAAGCTTTTTTCCTCACAGAATTGTCTTGTGGCTCACATGAAGTTCTCAGTCAGCTCGGCGGGACTCAACAACATGACAGAATGATTTGGCAGCTCacactttattattatataacactACCAAAgaaattttgttttgacttttctgAGCTCTTTGTTTACTTTCATGAAGAAAGCAACGCCCATAAGGCCTGCCACAAAACAAGCCACGTCGCAGAACATGACTGAAAATAACAAACTTCTTCTGTAGATTATTtccaaaaaaatacatttgcaggGTGGGTGAAAGAAGAACATTTGGGAGGTTTGGTGCATATCAAACTgtgtccaaatacttttgtgTAATTGAAAGCTTTCGTAACATTGTGCTTTAGAGGCCTGCAGGGATCATGAATTTTTATCAAGGTGAAGAGTTCTGCTATTTTAAGAAGCCTAACCTGGAATAGGAAAGGGCATAGTCTCGGTCAGATGAGCCCCCCCTGTTAATCCACAATAGAGATTAATGTCAAATCCCAGTGCGGTGTGCATGCAATGAACTCCCCTGGTGATTTAGCTGCCGGCTGTGAGGTTGTTTCTGTTTCTATCAATTGCATCCATTGTTTTTCCTGACCTACTAAGGAAAGCATAATCTCAATTTAGTTTGACAATGGATTGATTTCTTATTGCAAAttttgtgtaccgtattttccgcactataaggcgcaccggactataaggcgcaccttcaatgaatggcccattttaaaactttgtccttatataaggcgcaccggactataaggcgcaccattgatccatcatgtcagatttttaatccaaatcaaatcattctccattttatattttttgtttcaacttcagacacaacagattactttataatcacaaaataatgatccatagtcttcttgattcatgattcatagtcttcagcgggccatttatgattgatttcatgacacaatgcttcaggccagtttcaatttaggaatttagtccatatataaggcgcaccgtattataaggcgcacggttggcttttgggaaaatttcgggtttttaggtgcgccttatagcccggaaaatacggtaccttaaGACACTGTAATCATCTAAGTCAGGCTCCATCGGTGGCAATTATGCAAGACAACTTTCAAGCCACGCGTAAAATGAACTGTCCTCGCTGTTGTCCTTATTGATTATCATTATCCATCTCACTGTTTGAGCGAGGTTGTTTACCTTGCCACTTCAGCCCGCTCTTTATCACAGCCGCTGTCGGAATATTAAAATCCAATTGCAGTGAGTAGCATATGCTGATATTTTGTTTTCTAATGACTGTGTGAATCCAACGAGTAATTTTACATGCACTGTGATTATGAAATTATGCAGTGTGGATGCCTCATTAAAGGTTTGTTTACCACTGTGACAGGATCAAGGTAACATCAGATCAATTGCTAATTGGAAGTGCTAAATGATGATGCAGATTATTATTTGAGGTGATAGCTTTGTTTGATTATTTGCATTAGGGTGTTTGTTTGCTGAAAAAGCGCACAGCGCAATATAGCAGCACATAAATCTAATAAGATTcaacaaaaaaaggagaaaaaaaattgaatggcTGTCTATAGAGAGCAAGGTAAATTCAAATAACTCCACAGCAgctaaacccttttttttttatctaagcaCGAGGAACAATAGAGCAGAAACATGGCAGTATgcaggaaaataaataacttttgACCCAATTCGGCCATCTCACTTACGGTATGTTCTCAATTGTGTGATGGATGGCTATGAAATGAGAACTTTTACTCAAATCAACTATTTATCTTCTGTGATGCCCTTTCAAGATGGGACTTCTCtttaatactttttttattCGAAGAGCAAATAAATGAGCTTCAATATGAACTAACTGTACAAGTTAATGAAGATCTGGAGCTATACAAGGACAAAAGGCAGGCAAGCTTGTCTCAATAGAAATCTCTCAATTCGACAGAAATGGCTACTGATTAGTTTCTTTTTTAGAGCTGATAAGCATCCTATCTTGCAGTTATCGCAAAGCAGCTGTGACTCATCGAGCACGATCTGGTTGGGCTGGTTGCTGAGTACTGCCAAGGCCCTTTCCCTTAAGTAAGGTTACTAATATGAATGTGTATGCATGtagtacaaagaaaaataatctacAAAGATAAATAGCCTAGTCATTCTTTAAACTCATTGGTTTGTTTATCCACACCATATCAAAATATTATTTCGACACAATTTGAAATCTGCTCAAAAGAAACTcttatttagaaaacaaaacaaaataattgttcAATATCTGCCAAACTGCAGGTAGTTGTTGCAATTTTCTTGCAactgaaaaataataatttactttatttttattattttttttactttcttttcttttcttcatttttcttaCTTTTTAAGTAGGTGTAAAAATACCTCGAAGTAGTGCATCCCAAAGGGAAGCGCGTCGATCCCAATTTGAACTACATTTCCCATGAGCGTCCGCCTTTCCCGGCATCCTTTGCGCCGCGCAAGCGCTCTCCATAGCAGAGAAACAAGAAGGTCGCAGTTAGCCGCGACGTAGGACACAAATCAACACCTCACCATGCTGGGACAAGCCGTAAGGCGATTCACGACGTCTGCTGTGCGTTCTTCGCATTATGGCGAAGGACCTGGACAGGTAAAAGAAACAACTGATTTAAGCAAAAGTAAACGGTTCAATGTGATGTGTTTTTTAAACCGCGGCCTATATGTCCGGACCTTAATTGCTAAGCTAACCTGGAGGTCATGCCGTAAACTTCCCAACATTATGATTCCGAATTTCCTAAAGCAGAATCGACTACAAATAGTGCCGTGTAAATGTTATATATTAATATCAATGTTGTAATTGAAGTTGTTATGAAGGTGGTGTACGATTGCTCTTGACAGGCTAAATGCAGTTAGCGTTAGCTTCGTGGCTAAAGCTAGTTGTCGTTTGACTAGGTGTCAACAAAACAATTAGCATGTAGCATGTCTTACTATCACGAGCAGCTTGATAAACATAGgtgtactttttttattttgcggtTGTCATTCCATTTGACCGACTTGCTTTTGTGTTTGTACAGAACCTTCCATTTTCTGTGGAAAACAAGTGGCGTCTGCTGGGTATGATGGTGATGTTCTTTGGCAGCGGCTTTGCATTCCCCTTTATTGTCGTCAGACACCAGATCCTGAAGAAGTAAAATGTCTTCAGAGGTAATTATGgcttatttgtttttggaaaatgtcaaatgttgtCTTCCAGGTAGTCGTGCACTTTTATTATTGATGACAAATATTTTATCATCAAGTGCATTTACTCATTCTTTTTCTTCTATTTACAGGTTTGGTCATCAGACTTCTACATGTGCAGAACATTGGGACTAACTTAAGTCTATGTAAATAAAATTCCCTCAAATATGATCATGtcttttttatctttaaacAAACTGCATTGTTTTATTGTAGCCAAATGAATCCCCATTATGAATTTGATTTGAAGCCAAATCATTTTAAATCTGACTTAACTGATAAACAGTTTGCCAGAGACCAACAAATAAGAAAATAACTTTAAAACAATTCACCATGAAAATAGAGCGAGCAGGCTGTACCATTTGATAATTgtggaaatatatatatatatatacacggaGACTGCACTGCTGTCGGGGGTTTGGCCTTGTCTACAGGAACTTAAATGCGCCTGAAAACCTCATGCATATAGTTGTCCTTTGACCTAGAATCTGCATTAATCAGCTCGCGTATAACATCACTGCTCCAAAGTACTTTTAAACATTAAAAATTAAAGCTGTGTTGGGACTTTTATTCTTGCCTCCTGATGGCTATACGGCTCCACTCAGTTGAACTCCAACCAACTTATTTCCCATTCAATTAACCTTGTGCTCATGGCGATAATTATCCAAGGACAAAGTATTGAAAAGCTCGGCGGTaatgtgattttttatttttttttattcaccgcGCAGCGCCCGAGTTGGCACGAATGCACGAGAGGCACTCGAGCCGATACGAGCGTGAAAAACAACCTGGCAGACCTTTTTGTGTCTCGCAAACATCCCTAATAGTAACTTGCGAGCCTGCCAGCTACTTGCTCGTGTGTGTGGAATATAtaatgttttatattttgtgtGCACTGCTCTTGCGTGGCTCCAAAAAATATCagacactaccgttcaaaagtttggggtcacaaaattgtttgggtgaccccaaacttttgaacggtagtgtaaatattattataataaaatattatggattaaatattataaattatattttatatttgtatcagattatatataatctatgaatataaatatacatatatattataagattttttacacagaagatatatataatctataaataattatctaaataaatatatacactaccgttcaaaagtttggggtcacccaaacaattttgtgaccccaaacttttgaacggtagtgtatgttccACGTAGAATAGGTTGTCCTTTGCTcaaggggagagagagaaaatgtgcCCTGACATGACCTCTCCAAAGACTTTACACTTAAAGCTACATTTAACACTCGTAGCAACCTTTAATTTTCCTTGTTTCCGCACGTGAGGAAACAACATGGGCGTCTCGTGAGAAATTGTCAACACTGCATAATGCATGACATTAGAATTCCGACGTATCTTTTCTCGCCGAGCCCGTCGTCACCGCGAACAAGAATCTCTTCTCACAATGTTCCCTCATAGCGTGTAATGAGCCATCCTTCATGTGGCTCATTCTTTTTGCAGACACCTCTTAAGAGCTCTCGAGGCATCTGAGACAAATACGTGTCTCTGAAGTGATGTTTCATCCCGCCGCCCTCCACTGAGTGCTCGACAAGAGGCTTTGAATATGCGACTTTTCATGATGCCATTTGTCAGACAAGAAACGCAGTAGATTTTTCCGCTCTACCTTTTGGAATCTTCCAAAAGATGAACTTTTGTTCCCTGAACTTTGGCAATGTGAAAGTACAAAACTAGCGCTGGCTATATTTGCCTTTACGTTGCTTTTTCTGTGGCTTGATTGGttggaaaataaaatgtatgatCAATTCATTGAATAATTGACCTTTTTATGTACAATTTTAATGCAAGGCCACACTGATCACTTTGTTCTGAACTCCACATTGCCTGAATCGTTTTACCCGAGTTATATTTTGACCTTGTCAACCATTGTCATGTGTTTGACTTTCCGCGCCAATTCAAAAGTATTTCTATATTTGGAATCCTTTTccctgaaaaaaaatgacactggATGTGAATCTCTGCCTCGAGAAAGTACAAATTTAGGATTAAATGGAGTGGAAAATCACATTATTTGGGCGCCTCCGAGGGAGAAGTGCACTCTTTGGGCGTTTATGGTATAAATGTTTGATCTATTATCGAGCATTACCCTTCCGAGTGGGGCTTTTAAGAAGGCTAGGTGATGCCCCACTCCATCAGTGTGGACAAATTAGACACAGTGGTGTTATCCGCTCCACACGCTAGCCAAGCTGCAAAAGCATTTCAAGCGACTTAGCAAAAGTCTGCTGGAGGAGGGCATGTTGCAGCAGGGGTGCACATGACACATTTCAGTTGGGTTCCTCGGTGTGGAACTGGGGGAGGGAAACGCAGAGTAGCATACATGCCAAGTCTATTGCGGGAATTTGTCACGCCATATCCACTATGCAAGTATTAGGAAATGTATGCTTTGTGCATTTCtgctcttttgtgtgtgtgtgtgtgtgtgtggttatgccaGCATTTGCATCTTCATTAAAGCAAGTCAACTCATTATTGTAATTGTTGCACCGAATGCTTTGCAATCCCGGGCGTACAGGCTCTAATTAAAACAAAGTGTAGTCATTAAAGATCAATTGCATGCCAGTTTATACTCATTCAAAGATTGCTTAACGTCATGCATGCTAATAAAATAAGTAGGTTACCCTCATTACGGCAGCAACTAAAGAAAGGTACGTCTTCACATCGTAATCTCCGCTGCAGCAATTCCTTGGAGATTTTCTCCAAGTGGTTAAATGCTGTTTTATGTGCCGTCCTTGATAAGTCGCCATATTTGCAGCATCTGCGGCCATTCATCGCGCGTGGAGGGTTCACTACTCGGCTTTTCCACATCACACACATTGAATCTAATTATAGGACTCATTTGCACTTCTGAGCAGAACTTGGCTCGGCGCAGCCGTCTAATAGAAAGACAAACTCAATATTTTACGATTCTCTTCCTCTTTCACGTTAGTTGGATGGATTTTAGGATGACATTAAAAGTCTGTGATGTTTGACATTAGCCCAAATGAGAGTGGGTGTCTGACAAATTGATTTGATGAGCTCTAATGGTCATCTCGCACCGTTGTGATGTCAGGATTGCCGCGAGAGATGCATTGAGAGATGAGCAGCTTCTGCAAGTCCTTCCGAGTTTCAAGGACACACTCAAGTTTCCTGTTAATCACATCCACTTATCCGCTACTGTCTCTGTTTACCGTGCTGGAGCTCAGAAATGCTGAGTCGGGAGGAAGTGCGGAACTGCCCATGCAGAAAAATGAAGCCACCTGCACATTCCACTCTGGTAGAGAAGGCCTCAGTCATGCAGAAACGCTTCACTGTCAAGATGTATCAAGAGACTGTTTGTAAAATGTGCTCTTAGTCACACTGTGTTTGACGCTTTAATTCACTGCTTCTTAAACTTTTTACacgcaataaaataataataaaatacttttgCTGGATAGGTATCAACATCATGACGAAAAGTGAAAATACGGGTGATGACAGGTTAGCTTAGCTGGATCCTGGaagataccgtattttccgcactataaggtacaccggattataaggcgccccttcaatgaatggcccattttaaaactttgtccatatacaaggcgcaccggattataaggcgcataaaataaataactcaacgttgctcaaacgttaatgcaatcacaatatagtaacactcgaaatagtgaaaacaataacaatagatcaataactcaacattgctcaaacgttaatatcacacaacgcacaaaataaacacgtaaagcttactttaataaattagtcctcatacacgaatccatattggtctatatataaggcgcactgagaAAATTgggggtttttaggtgcgccttatagtgcggaaattacggtaatgtaaaccattttaaactaaaaaaagtgaaacctttCTGTGATGTTCTGCTGTTACACGCCTTGCACTGACTCGAGAAAAAGCCAACAGTGAATGATATTATTTCCTCAAGTGAACCATCTCTTCAGATATGTTGGAACAGCATGCATGCAATGTGAGGTCATGCCAGATGGAGAGTAAGAACAAAAGCCACAAAAGCCAAACCGTTATTATTCTTAACAGTCACAGATTTCTTTTGAACCATCATTTAGAGAGAAAGTatttatcaatttttttttgcaaagtgtCCAATGttatccctccctccttcctgcaCGCCCACGGTCTCGATGCACTCGGCGAAATCTCGCCGCCACTATTCACATCTGTGTTTGCACATATTTAAGCCTCCAAACAGATGTACAAACACTGCTAGAGTACTTGCCACTCAAACAGTGTGTGCTTTGTGTGCTGAAACAAACAGACAGGCAAGCGGCCCACTCTAATCTGTCACATTTATGCCAAGGCCATGTGTTTGCGAGTACATCTGTTTATGCATTGCATAAATTAAACAGGCTTTTGTCAGCAATCAGCATTTCCTGTTGAATCGATGCCATATTTGCAAAAGAAAAAGTAGTTGCAAAAGTTAGCTAGCATCTTTTTGAATCTACAGTGTCATTGGCCTCTATTTGCGTCAGTCATTGTGAAGTGTGAGAGTCAGCAAGTCTGTTTGCCGTCATTTCTGGATCTTTCGTTGAGCTTCAACTGTGGTGTGACGGTCTCAGATGCCAAAGAGGTTAAAAGCCTTCCTTTGCTTCTGCGGAACAGCTCAATAGCGCCCCCATTTGGACAAACGTAACTTTACACgtagataaatatatatataattcagAATTCAGTCTGACTTTTCTCTACATAATGAGAAAGTAAGTGCATGCTTAATTAATTGCCCCAGTTTTATATTAATGAAATCATTTGGGGTCAAAGTTTACAGAAGCACCGTTTGAATGGAGCTTGCCACAATATTTTTATTGATAGGCTCCCTCTttaaattttcattttattccgGGATGTTGGCCACCTCTGTTAAAATCGGCTGCATCCTGAGTTGAATCATTCAATTCTACC
This genomic window contains:
- the LOC133154021 gene encoding cytochrome c oxidase subunit 7C, mitochondrial; protein product: MLGQAVRRFTTSAVRSSHYGEGPGQNLPFSVENKWRLLGMMVMFFGSGFAFPFIVVRHQILKK